Proteins found in one Microbacterium sp. SSM24 genomic segment:
- a CDS encoding MraY family glycosyltransferase, whose product MKQYVFIVLFTATVTFALAWTVWRLSLRYKLYPGIRERDVHKTPTPRLGGIAMFAGVVAAFLVSSQHPFFAIIWSEPLQIWAILGATFLIVLVGVADDLWDLDWMIKLGAQFLAAGIIAWFGELQIYSLPIGGIAMGSSWMSFTLTVFAIVVVMNAVNFIDGLDGLVAGVCLIANAVFFAYTYMLSRDTGASSYFNLASLIAAVLIGVCAGFLPLNWRPAKLFMGDSGALMIGLLMASSAIAVTSSITPAMVGDNDEFGRSQLLGAFIPILLPVVIVLLPLLDFGLAVVRRMSKGKSPFSPDRKHLHHRMLDMGHSDLGAVLIFYAWTATVSIAVLLMYIGTSENWPGDYLLGVAFGVVGVAACLVVTLTPSRRPAPTPRPVLEDAP is encoded by the coding sequence GTGAAGCAGTACGTCTTCATCGTCCTCTTCACGGCCACCGTCACCTTCGCGCTCGCCTGGACGGTCTGGCGTCTGAGCCTGCGGTACAAGCTCTATCCCGGCATCCGTGAGCGGGACGTGCACAAGACGCCGACACCGCGGCTGGGCGGGATCGCGATGTTCGCCGGCGTCGTCGCCGCGTTCCTGGTCTCGTCGCAGCATCCGTTCTTCGCGATCATCTGGAGCGAGCCGCTGCAGATCTGGGCGATCCTCGGCGCGACGTTCCTGATCGTGCTCGTCGGCGTCGCCGACGACCTGTGGGACCTCGACTGGATGATCAAGCTCGGCGCGCAGTTCCTCGCCGCCGGGATCATCGCGTGGTTCGGCGAGCTGCAGATCTACTCGCTCCCGATCGGCGGCATCGCGATGGGGTCGAGCTGGATGAGCTTCACCCTCACGGTGTTCGCGATCGTCGTGGTGATGAACGCGGTGAACTTCATCGACGGTCTCGACGGCCTGGTCGCCGGGGTCTGCCTCATCGCGAACGCCGTCTTCTTCGCGTACACCTACATGCTCTCCCGCGACACCGGAGCGAGCTCGTACTTCAACCTCGCCTCGCTCATCGCGGCGGTTCTCATCGGCGTCTGCGCCGGGTTCCTGCCCCTGAACTGGCGGCCGGCGAAGCTGTTCATGGGCGACTCCGGCGCGCTCATGATCGGGCTGCTGATGGCATCGTCGGCCATCGCGGTCACCAGCAGCATCACACCGGCGATGGTGGGGGACAACGACGAGTTCGGCCGTTCGCAGCTCCTCGGCGCCTTCATCCCGATCCTGCTGCCGGTCGTCATCGTCCTGCTGCCGCTGCTCGACTTCGGACTCGCCGTCGTGCGGCGCATGAGCAAGGGCAAGTCGCCGTTCTCGCCCGACCGCAAGCACCTGCATCACCGGATGCTCGACATGGGTCACTCCGATCTCGGCGCCGTGCTGATCTTCTACGCCTGGACCGCGACGGTCAGCATCGCCGTGCTGCTCATGTACATCGGCACGTCGGAGAACTGGCCGGGCGATTATCTGCTCGGGGTCGCGTTCGGCGTCGTCGGCGTCGCCGCCTGCCTCGTCGTGACCCTCACCCCCTCGCGCCGCCCGGCGCCCACGCCCCGACCCGTCCTGGAGGACGCACCATGA